One stretch of Chryseobacterium indologenes DNA includes these proteins:
- a CDS encoding peptide-N-glycosidase F-related protein translates to MYKRLFFASLFLTGLFKSQTTTMTNLISDAVYYDGYAAPVANPVPNGLIRLGNTRYARKLTDTELDSFKAKIAMRVTIGALCDNYDRLGEVFLALVPKNQPTYTMDDANVKRIEAARYITPFMNKNRSPIEVPYTYDISNLYSVFHNTELRNAYDMYMELDVFGVPYAAQTQVAGCSGRIDVFSGNLTFFSTDVGATPTDYNTLVPILSYNRLNNYNSTDAPGETVRLVTFNLPTAVNNANFVVISTPHGANAGGEEYIRRQNYTYIDGVQMLTYTPGGISCEPYRVYNTQGNGIYGTVPKSFDEWTSWNNWCPGNSVPIRGFTLPSMTAGNHTLKHTIPTAVFNGQQGDVYLSVYMQGKSNATLNVKDIKTIDVGIYPNPTSDFVNIKSKEEVASMTLFSMDGRKLTEVYRENRINLSSYSTGIYFLNIVLKDGTTFKHKIIKK, encoded by the coding sequence ATGTATAAAAGACTATTTTTTGCAAGTCTATTCCTTACAGGTCTATTCAAATCACAGACGACAACGATGACGAATCTGATTTCAGATGCGGTATATTATGACGGCTATGCTGCGCCGGTTGCCAATCCGGTTCCTAATGGTCTGATCAGACTGGGAAATACCAGATACGCAAGAAAACTTACAGATACTGAACTTGATTCCTTTAAGGCAAAAATTGCCATGAGAGTAACCATAGGAGCTTTATGTGATAATTACGATCGTTTGGGAGAGGTATTTCTAGCACTTGTTCCTAAAAATCAGCCAACTTATACTATGGATGATGCGAATGTGAAAAGAATTGAAGCTGCCCGATATATCACCCCTTTCATGAACAAAAACCGTTCCCCAATAGAAGTCCCTTACACTTACGATATCAGCAACCTGTACAGTGTGTTTCACAATACTGAACTGCGTAATGCTTATGATATGTACATGGAGCTTGATGTCTTTGGGGTACCTTATGCAGCACAAACCCAGGTTGCAGGATGCTCAGGGAGAATTGATGTTTTCTCAGGGAACCTAACTTTCTTTTCAACAGATGTTGGAGCCACTCCTACAGATTATAATACTCTTGTTCCTATATTAAGTTATAACAGGCTCAACAACTACAACAGCACTGATGCTCCGGGAGAAACGGTAAGACTTGTCACCTTCAATCTTCCTACCGCAGTTAACAACGCTAATTTTGTTGTAATTTCTACCCCTCATGGTGCCAATGCGGGAGGGGAAGAATACATCAGAAGACAAAATTACACCTATATAGATGGTGTTCAAATGCTGACTTACACTCCAGGAGGAATATCTTGTGAACCCTACAGAGTCTACAATACACAAGGTAATGGTATCTATGGAACAGTCCCAAAATCTTTTGATGAATGGACCTCATGGAACAACTGGTGTCCAGGTAATTCAGTTCCTATCAGAGGATTTACTTTACCTTCTATGACTGCCGGAAATCATACTTTAAAACATACAATTCCTACTGCCGTTTTTAATGGACAACAGGGAGATGTTTACCTGTCAGTGTATATGCAAGGCAAAAGCAATGCAACTTTAAATGTAAAAGATATAAAAACCATAGATGTAGGCATCTACCCTAACCCTACCTCTGATTTTGTCAATATAAAATCGAAAGAGGAGGTGGCATCTATGACACTATTCAGTATGGATGGAAGGAAATTAACCGAAGTTTACAGAGAAAACAGGATCAACCTTTCATCATATAGTACCGGGATTTATTTCCTGAATATCGTTCTAAAGGACGGAACTACTTTCAAACATAAAATCATCAAAAAATAA
- a CDS encoding DinB family protein: protein MNYHFQAHRQVRRNLLDILQNTSHEDLLLIPDGFNNNIYWNIAHTVATQQLLHYYLSGNPFRIDKYWVETYKKGTLPNLNVQKSEVEDLEFLLTETSKILMKDYDSDFFSDYTPYTTSFGMDLKSIQDAIIFNNMHESLHYGYVMAQKRAILGEKY from the coding sequence ATGAATTATCATTTTCAAGCACACAGACAGGTAAGAAGAAATCTTTTAGATATCCTGCAGAACACGTCCCATGAGGACCTTCTGTTGATTCCGGATGGCTTCAACAACAATATTTACTGGAATATTGCCCACACGGTTGCTACTCAGCAGCTTTTGCATTATTATTTAAGCGGCAATCCTTTCCGTATTGATAAATATTGGGTTGAAACCTATAAAAAAGGAACGTTACCCAACTTAAATGTCCAAAAATCCGAAGTAGAAGATCTGGAGTTCTTACTCACAGAAACCTCTAAGATTTTAATGAAGGATTATGACAGTGATTTCTTTTCAGACTATACACCCTACACAACAAGTTTCGGGATGGATCTGAAAAGTATTCAGGATGCCATCATTTTTAATAATATGCATGAAAGCCTTCATTATGGATATGTGATGGCCCAGAAAAGAGCCATTTTAGGAGAAAAATACTAG
- the rlmB gene encoding 23S rRNA (guanosine(2251)-2'-O)-methyltransferase RlmB: MKDDFIFGLRPVIEAIEAGKTIDKIFVQNALQGPIYAELKAILAKNKIRPNYVPVEKLNRFTRKNHQGVVAFISDVPFHKVEDLVPQLFEEGKTPFLLILDRLTDVRNFGAICRTAECVGIDAVIIPEKGAAPINSDAIKTSAGAIYNIKICKENNLAHVVDFLQQSGITVFSASEKAQKLIYDVNFTEPCAIVMGNEETGISKEVLHHSDEKIKLPIEGKTQSLNVSVACGAILYEAVRQKSMKIN, from the coding sequence ATGAAAGACGATTTTATTTTCGGGCTGCGTCCCGTGATTGAAGCAATTGAAGCGGGAAAAACGATTGACAAGATCTTTGTGCAGAATGCACTTCAGGGTCCTATTTATGCTGAACTGAAAGCGATTTTAGCGAAAAATAAAATCCGTCCCAATTATGTTCCGGTTGAAAAACTGAACCGTTTTACAAGAAAAAATCACCAGGGGGTGGTTGCTTTTATTTCGGATGTTCCGTTTCATAAAGTGGAGGATCTTGTTCCACAATTATTTGAGGAAGGTAAAACACCTTTCTTATTAATTCTGGACAGACTTACAGATGTAAGAAACTTTGGAGCCATCTGCAGAACAGCAGAATGTGTAGGGATAGATGCTGTTATTATTCCTGAAAAAGGAGCGGCTCCTATCAATTCTGATGCGATTAAAACTTCTGCAGGAGCTATTTATAATATTAAAATCTGTAAGGAAAACAATCTTGCTCATGTTGTAGATTTCCTTCAACAGAGTGGAATTACTGTATTTTCAGCATCTGAAAAAGCTCAGAAACTTATCTATGACGTCAACTTCACAGAACCATGTGCTATTGTTATGGGAAATGAGGAAACAGGTATTTCTAAAGAAGTATTGCATCATTCTGATGAAAAAATAAAACTTCCTATTGAAGGAAAAACCCAATCTCTGAATGTTTCTGTAGCCTGTGGAGCTATCCTCTATGAAGCGGTGAGACAGAAGAGTATGAAAATCAATTAA
- a CDS encoding DUF6263 family protein, whose translation MKNIAAIALLSSIALVSCKKETAKITKVDPKTGKTVTVEVPADSVAKVAENPAIRDSAGIVTQTFKLEKGKTYPLTTYQRDVKTMTDPQGKSITATAESTDEMNFTVNDIKGNVYEMTLNLVSKRSSQSAQGKTVVVDTKQPLPKEDDLKMIWNINKALTSNKLDMKMDTKGNVISITGFDAVYTKVSTALGTLIKDANERASVVASLKESFNEKVLKDQFNKNLSIIPKKGVKVGEKWTTSENADPSGSIKVTSNYVLKSLGNGTAEIAVTGGIPKKTEKKAQGPITHSMSSELAQNGTIKFDENTGWIINQNINVKTTQIETISDGKQSQSMKSVSNSSVMVNPSAK comes from the coding sequence ATGAAAAACATAGCAGCAATAGCGCTATTATCATCTATAGCTCTTGTGTCTTGTAAAAAAGAAACGGCAAAAATCACGAAAGTGGATCCTAAAACCGGGAAAACAGTTACCGTAGAAGTTCCTGCAGATTCTGTAGCGAAAGTTGCAGAAAATCCTGCGATCAGAGACTCTGCGGGAATCGTGACTCAAACTTTCAAACTTGAAAAAGGGAAAACTTATCCACTTACTACTTATCAGAGAGATGTGAAAACAATGACGGATCCTCAGGGGAAATCCATCACAGCAACTGCAGAATCTACTGATGAAATGAACTTCACAGTAAACGATATCAAAGGTAACGTTTACGAAATGACACTTAATCTTGTTTCTAAAAGAAGCTCTCAGTCTGCACAAGGTAAAACGGTTGTCGTAGATACTAAACAGCCTCTTCCAAAAGAAGATGATCTTAAAATGATCTGGAATATCAACAAAGCGCTTACCAGCAATAAGCTTGATATGAAGATGGATACGAAAGGAAATGTGATTTCTATTACAGGTTTTGATGCGGTTTACACTAAAGTTTCAACGGCGCTGGGAACATTAATTAAGGATGCTAATGAAAGAGCAAGCGTTGTAGCAAGCCTTAAAGAGTCTTTTAATGAGAAAGTATTGAAAGATCAGTTCAATAAAAATCTTTCTATTATCCCTAAAAAAGGGGTAAAAGTAGGAGAAAAATGGACCACTTCTGAAAATGCAGATCCAAGCGGAAGTATCAAGGTAACTTCGAACTATGTTTTAAAGAGCTTAGGAAACGGAACTGCAGAAATTGCTGTAACCGGAGGTATTCCTAAGAAGACTGAAAAGAAAGCTCAGGGACCTATTACCCACAGCATGAGCAGTGAACTTGCTCAGAACGGAACCATCAAGTTCGATGAGAATACAGGATGGATCATCAACCAGAACATCAATGTAAAAACTACGCAGATAGAAACCATTTCAGACGGAAAACAATCGCAATCTATGAAGAGCGTTTCCAATTCTTCTGTCATGGTAAACCCTTCTGCAAAATAA
- a CDS encoding YfhO family protein, whose product MAKNKNLIYIAVSLVVFIVLAFLYSTPVFSGKQLFQHDIVQYRGGAKELLDYRANTGNETYWSDSMFGGMPTYQMGSQFKGDIIKKIDSNLNFLPRPVNYLFLLFAGFFLLGMVVVRNWKYALLGATFFGLSTYFYIIIAAGHNGKVNTIEYFAPLLAGILLVYIRKQYIWGFIVTTLFMGLQIAANHPQMTYYLFLALGFLFLSELIRAIQKKTPMKHFLISSGIIAASCIIGVGMNSQRIMANSEYVKETVRGKQILTNDSHTSGKSGMDKESMLMWSYGQLETLNLFIPRLMGGGSQEPEAKEMMNKVQELVQENVGSQAEMDRISKGFSGMTYWGDQPGTSGPAYQGAIVCFLALLGFFFAWKKYRYWILGASVLTILLAWGSNFMPLSDFFIDYVPFYNKFRAPSSILVVVELLFPLIAILGLYRFFTDEKLTEEYKQKVLMYVSGGTLGLLLILLLFGKSLLGFSTAGEKTYFPPFLLDYLVDERYKLFKTDAVKAFIYVAIAAAALFFSLKKKLNPNIALVVIGLVSLFDLWTVNKRYLNDENYVDKIFAENPFQTESSDLLAEKVQGNPNLESILSNVNINKTLETIADKDKAHYRIYNQTLGVTSETNTSYFKASIGGYHAVKLRRYDDVLNEYISNTDTVKTPRILNLLNAKYMIFGGPDQPQVVPNPKANGNAWFVSDLKFVDTPNEEIKSIGEVDNKKTAVIASSDKDYFSNKPVQADSAAFINLTKYQPNELEFKSQSKTPQLAVFSEIYYPHGWKVLVDEKEVPYIKADYLLRAVHVPAGNHHIRMVFEPEVIEKGKWISLLSFGLFIALAAFGLFWLNKNKKKETLVEPTA is encoded by the coding sequence ATGGCAAAAAACAAAAACTTAATTTATATTGCAGTTTCATTAGTAGTATTTATAGTTTTAGCATTTTTATATTCCACTCCTGTATTTTCAGGAAAACAGCTTTTCCAGCATGATATTGTACAATACAGAGGAGGCGCAAAAGAACTTCTAGACTATAGAGCTAACACAGGAAATGAAACATATTGGAGTGACTCCATGTTCGGGGGAATGCCGACTTATCAGATGGGGAGTCAGTTTAAGGGTGATATCATCAAAAAAATCGACAGCAATCTGAACTTTCTGCCAAGACCGGTCAACTATCTTTTCCTGCTTTTTGCAGGTTTTTTCCTTTTGGGAATGGTAGTGGTAAGAAACTGGAAATATGCTTTATTAGGGGCTACTTTCTTCGGACTTTCCACTTATTTTTATATCATTATTGCAGCAGGACACAATGGAAAAGTAAATACCATTGAGTATTTTGCACCGCTTTTAGCCGGGATTTTATTGGTTTATATCAGAAAACAATACATCTGGGGATTCATTGTAACAACCCTGTTTATGGGGCTTCAGATTGCAGCGAACCACCCTCAGATGACTTATTATCTGTTTCTGGCTCTAGGATTTTTATTCCTTTCTGAGTTAATCAGAGCCATCCAGAAAAAAACGCCGATGAAGCATTTTCTGATTTCGTCAGGGATCATTGCTGCATCTTGTATTATTGGAGTTGGAATGAATTCTCAAAGAATCATGGCCAATTCTGAATATGTAAAGGAAACGGTTCGTGGAAAACAGATCTTAACCAACGATAGCCATACTTCAGGAAAATCCGGAATGGATAAGGAAAGTATGCTGATGTGGAGCTACGGGCAACTGGAAACTTTAAACCTTTTCATTCCTAGATTAATGGGTGGCGGAAGCCAGGAACCTGAAGCTAAGGAAATGATGAATAAGGTACAGGAACTTGTTCAGGAAAATGTGGGTTCACAAGCTGAAATGGACAGAATTTCAAAAGGTTTCAGCGGAATGACATATTGGGGAGATCAACCGGGAACTTCAGGACCAGCATATCAGGGAGCTATCGTATGCTTCCTTGCCCTGTTAGGATTCTTTTTCGCATGGAAAAAATACCGTTACTGGATCTTAGGTGCTTCTGTTCTGACGATTTTATTAGCTTGGGGAAGCAACTTTATGCCGTTATCTGACTTCTTTATTGATTACGTTCCATTTTACAATAAATTCAGAGCGCCTTCTTCTATCCTTGTGGTAGTAGAGTTATTATTCCCTTTAATTGCTATTTTAGGACTATACAGATTCTTTACGGATGAAAAACTGACTGAGGAATACAAGCAAAAAGTCCTGATGTATGTAAGTGGCGGAACATTAGGTTTGCTACTAATTCTTTTACTCTTCGGTAAATCATTACTAGGATTTTCTACAGCAGGTGAGAAGACTTACTTCCCTCCTTTCTTACTGGATTATTTAGTAGATGAAAGATATAAGCTGTTTAAAACAGATGCTGTAAAAGCATTTATCTATGTAGCAATTGCTGCGGCTGCCCTATTCTTTAGCTTAAAGAAAAAACTTAATCCTAATATTGCTTTAGTCGTGATTGGTTTAGTAAGTTTATTTGATCTGTGGACCGTTAACAAGCGGTATTTAAATGACGAAAACTATGTAGATAAGATCTTTGCTGAGAACCCTTTCCAGACAGAAAGCTCGGATTTATTAGCTGAAAAAGTACAAGGTAATCCAAACCTTGAGTCTATTTTATCTAATGTAAATATCAATAAAACCTTAGAAACGATTGCGGATAAGGATAAGGCCCACTACAGAATTTATAACCAAACTCTAGGTGTTACCAGTGAAACCAACACTTCTTATTTTAAAGCCTCTATTGGGGGTTACCACGCTGTAAAACTGAGAAGATATGATGATGTACTGAATGAATATATCTCCAACACAGATACTGTAAAAACGCCAAGAATATTAAACTTACTGAATGCAAAATACATGATTTTCGGAGGTCCGGATCAGCCTCAGGTGGTTCCAAATCCTAAAGCTAACGGAAATGCATGGTTTGTAAGTGATCTTAAATTTGTAGATACGCCTAACGAAGAAATTAAATCTATCGGAGAAGTTGATAATAAAAAAACAGCTGTAATTGCATCTTCTGACAAGGATTATTTCAGCAATAAACCGGTTCAGGCAGATTCAGCAGCATTCATCAATTTAACGAAATACCAACCTAACGAGCTAGAATTCAAATCTCAGTCGAAGACTCCTCAATTGGCCGTTTTCTCTGAAATATATTACCCTCACGGATGGAAAGTTCTGGTAGATGAAAAAGAGGTTCCTTACATCAAAGCAGATTATTTACTTCGTGCAGTGCATGTTCCTGCTGGAAATCACCACATCAGAATGGTTTTTGAACCGGAAGTGATTGAAAAAGGAAAATGGATATCTCTTTTAAGCTTCGGTTTATTTATTGCACTGGCTGCCTTTGGACTTTTCTGGTTGAATAAGAATAAGAAAAAAGAAACTTTAGTTGAACCAACTGCCTAA
- a CDS encoding glycosyl transferase family 1: MKQNKILIITYYWPPAGGPGVQRWLKFAKYLPDFGWKPVVYTPENPSYPLMDKTLMKDVPENIEIVKTKIWEPYQLAEKLNKSNKKFKAGQFDVGKNQSWKSKLSIWVRGNFFIPDARVFWVKPSIKFLEKYLQENKINTIVTSGPPHSLHLIGLGLKNKFPDLKWIADFRDPWTEISYYKHLKLTKSSDQKHRQLESAVFKNADITLATSYTDAENFRKAGANAVCITNGFDESDSTEKTKELKGSNTTFVLSYIGVLEQLRNPENLWKALDELVTENTEFAKYFRLKFVGRIDDKILHSIENSTLKEHILNMGYLSHGKAFEEMQTSEMLLITNFPNESSKGIIPGKIFEYLASGKQILSFGPNQADVARILEETHAGKHFSYSDSETVKRFILDTFELWKNGNLSENTQHIEQFSRKNLTKQLSEIL; encoded by the coding sequence ATGAAACAGAATAAAATACTGATTATCACCTATTACTGGCCTCCTGCGGGAGGTCCTGGTGTTCAAAGATGGCTGAAGTTTGCTAAATATCTGCCTGATTTTGGATGGAAACCTGTGGTCTATACTCCGGAAAACCCAAGTTATCCATTGATGGATAAAACCCTGATGAAAGATGTTCCTGAAAACATTGAAATCGTTAAAACAAAAATCTGGGAACCTTATCAGCTGGCTGAAAAGCTTAATAAAAGCAACAAAAAATTCAAGGCCGGGCAATTTGATGTTGGAAAAAACCAAAGCTGGAAATCTAAACTTTCTATATGGGTAAGAGGAAACTTTTTCATTCCAGATGCCAGAGTTTTCTGGGTGAAACCATCTATTAAATTTTTGGAAAAATACTTACAGGAAAATAAGATTAACACCATCGTAACTTCCGGTCCTCCCCACTCGCTTCATCTGATTGGATTAGGCTTGAAAAACAAATTTCCTGATCTTAAATGGATTGCTGATTTCCGTGATCCATGGACAGAAATTTCCTATTATAAACATCTGAAACTGACTAAGAGCTCGGATCAAAAGCATCGCCAACTGGAAAGCGCTGTGTTTAAAAATGCAGATATTACCCTAGCCACAAGTTATACAGATGCTGAAAATTTTAGAAAAGCAGGAGCCAATGCAGTTTGTATTACCAATGGCTTTGACGAAAGTGATTCAACAGAAAAAACGAAAGAACTAAAAGGATCCAATACGACTTTTGTATTAAGCTATATTGGAGTTCTTGAGCAGCTCAGAAATCCGGAAAACCTTTGGAAAGCATTGGATGAGCTGGTAACGGAAAATACAGAATTTGCAAAATATTTCCGATTAAAATTTGTAGGCAGAATTGATGATAAGATTCTTCATTCTATAGAAAACTCAACTCTGAAAGAGCATATCCTGAATATGGGGTATCTTTCCCATGGTAAGGCTTTTGAAGAAATGCAGACTTCAGAAATGCTACTGATTACCAACTTCCCGAATGAATCTTCAAAAGGAATTATTCCCGGAAAAATATTTGAATATCTGGCCTCCGGAAAGCAGATCCTTTCATTTGGACCCAATCAGGCTGATGTTGCCAGAATACTAGAAGAAACACATGCCGGAAAACATTTCAGCTATAGCGATTCTGAAACCGTAAAAAGATTTATCCTTGACACGTTTGAGCTCTGGAAAAATGGGAATCTTTCTGAAAACACCCAACATATTGAACAGTTTTCCAGAAAAAACCTAACAAAGCAACTAAGCGAAATTTTATAA